From a single Alloactinosynnema sp. L-07 genomic region:
- a CDS encoding response regulator transcription factor has protein sequence MTPIRLLLADDHPVVRAGLRAVLETEPDLVVVAEAATAEDAVARATVGDIDVVLMDLRFKGGMTGAEATAAITTRPGAPHVVIITTYDTDADTLPAIEAGAMGYLLKDAPPEDLAAAVRTAAAGHTALAPAVADRLMNRLRTPGTGLTRREAEVLVLVADGLSNQAIGARLHLTEGTVKSHLARIYTKLGVNSRTSAVATATDLGIIRR, from the coding sequence GTGACCCCCATCCGCCTCCTGCTCGCCGACGATCACCCCGTGGTGCGCGCCGGACTGCGCGCCGTGCTGGAAACCGAGCCCGACCTCGTGGTCGTGGCCGAGGCGGCCACCGCGGAGGATGCCGTCGCCCGCGCCACCGTGGGAGACATCGACGTCGTCCTCATGGACCTGCGGTTCAAAGGCGGCATGACCGGCGCCGAAGCCACCGCCGCGATCACCACCCGTCCCGGCGCCCCCCACGTCGTGATCATCACCACCTACGACACCGACGCCGACACCCTGCCCGCCATCGAAGCGGGCGCCATGGGCTACCTCCTCAAAGACGCGCCGCCTGAGGATCTCGCCGCCGCGGTGCGCACCGCCGCCGCGGGCCACACCGCCCTCGCCCCCGCCGTCGCCGACCGGCTCATGAACCGCCTGCGCACCCCCGGCACCGGCCTGACCCGCCGCGAGGCCGAAGTACTCGTCCTGGTCGCCGACGGTCTTTCCAACCAGGCCATCGGCGCCCGTCTCCACCTCACCGAGGGCACCGTCAAGTCCCACCTGGCCCGGATCTACACCAAACTCGGCGTCAACTCCCGCACCTCGGCCGTCGCGACCGCCACCGACCTCGGCATCATCCGGCGCTGA
- a CDS encoding 2-keto-4-pentenoate hydratase, with the protein MDALTRAEAARKLLDAYESGKPIAPLTTTYDDLSLEDAYAIQLLQIHELTSAGRVVKGHKVGLTSAAMQRLLGVNEPDYGHLLDDFFYLEHAPIPLNRFVQPRIEPEVAFVLKRPLRGPGVTVHEAIAAVDFVLPALEIVDSRIEDWRIGLFDTIADNASSGAVVLGSNPTPLDTVDLRLAGAVMTRNGSVVGTGAGGAVLGSPITSLVWLANTVGARGVTLDAGHVILPGSVCAMVPIVAGDTFAATFAGLGTVTARFARS; encoded by the coding sequence ATGGACGCACTCACCCGCGCGGAAGCGGCCAGGAAGCTGCTCGACGCGTACGAGTCCGGCAAGCCGATCGCGCCGCTCACCACCACCTACGACGATCTGTCCCTTGAGGACGCCTACGCCATCCAGCTGCTGCAGATCCACGAGCTCACCAGCGCGGGCCGCGTGGTCAAAGGGCACAAGGTCGGCCTGACCAGCGCGGCCATGCAGCGGCTGCTCGGCGTGAACGAGCCCGACTACGGTCACCTGCTCGACGACTTCTTCTACTTGGAACACGCGCCGATCCCGCTGAACCGATTCGTGCAGCCCCGGATCGAACCGGAGGTGGCGTTCGTCCTGAAACGCCCGCTGCGGGGGCCAGGAGTGACGGTGCATGAGGCGATCGCGGCCGTGGACTTCGTGTTGCCCGCACTGGAGATCGTGGACAGCCGGATCGAGGACTGGCGCATCGGCCTGTTCGACACGATCGCCGACAACGCCAGTTCCGGCGCCGTCGTCCTCGGCTCCAATCCGACCCCACTGGACACAGTGGACCTTCGGCTCGCTGGTGCCGTGATGACCCGCAACGGGTCCGTCGTCGGCACCGGCGCGGGCGGCGCGGTGCTCGGCTCGCCCATCACCTCGCTGGTGTGGCTGGCAAACACCGTCGGGGCCAGGGGAGTGACGCTGGATGCCGGGCACGTGATCCTGCCGGGCTCGGTGTGCGCCATGGTCCCCATCGTCGCCGGTGACACCTTCGCCGCCACCTTCGCCGGGCTGGGCACCGTCACCGCCCGGTTCGCCCGCAGCTGA
- a CDS encoding NF041680 family putative transposase, with protein MHHADGGVGVGELCGFRREFHGCLTRRADALFELADAVLCADGPVRSVAELSLVAEHRRGHGSGYAALAQGRVDLDRLRCAVAAVSVPRAAGGRLVLAVDVTCWLRPEAHTSPQRVLCHTYGRGKDTHIMVPGWPYSVIVALEAGRGSWTAPLDAVRLAPGDDAATVTAGQVRGVVDRLIAAGQWRPGDPEILLVADAGYDGPRLAHVLADLPITVLVRMRSDRVLRRPAPPQPPGTLGRPRRHGGEFAFGDPDSWGEPEVTTRTETRLYGPAHVRAWDRLHPRLTHRIAWADHTGNLPILEGTVIRLEVARLPSGAIPKPVWLWHSRTGLTTGEVDRLWQAFLRRFDIEHTFRMLKQTLGWTTPKLRSPQAADRWTWLLLAAYTQLRLARGLTADLRRPWEKPVAAQTLSPARVRRGFRNLRPHLARPAGVPKPSRPGHGRPAGVPNHQPAARHDVHVMTSPNKQKPAHGKKAKSTNPRPRRTG; from the coding sequence GTGCATCACGCCGATGGCGGGGTGGGCGTCGGGGAGCTGTGCGGGTTCCGGCGGGAGTTCCATGGGTGTTTGACCCGGCGGGCGGACGCGTTGTTCGAGCTGGCCGACGCGGTGTTGTGTGCCGATGGGCCGGTGCGTTCGGTCGCGGAGTTGTCGCTGGTCGCGGAGCATCGCCGAGGTCATGGCAGCGGTTACGCGGCGCTGGCGCAGGGCCGGGTGGACCTCGACCGGCTGCGTTGCGCGGTGGCCGCGGTGTCGGTGCCTCGGGCCGCGGGCGGGCGGTTGGTGCTGGCGGTGGATGTCACCTGTTGGCTGCGCCCGGAGGCCCACACCTCGCCGCAGCGGGTGCTGTGTCACACCTACGGGCGCGGCAAGGACACCCACATCATGGTGCCGGGCTGGCCCTACTCGGTGATCGTCGCCCTGGAGGCCGGGCGTGGCTCGTGGACCGCGCCGTTGGACGCGGTCCGGCTGGCGCCCGGTGATGACGCCGCGACCGTCACCGCCGGGCAGGTGCGTGGCGTGGTGGACCGGCTGATCGCGGCGGGGCAGTGGCGGCCGGGGGATCCGGAGATCCTGCTGGTGGCCGATGCGGGCTACGACGGTCCCCGTCTGGCCCACGTGCTGGCCGACCTGCCGATCACCGTGCTGGTGCGGATGCGTTCGGACCGGGTCCTGCGCCGTCCCGCGCCACCGCAGCCGCCTGGCACCCTGGGCAGGCCCCGCCGCCACGGCGGCGAGTTCGCCTTCGGTGACCCTGACAGTTGGGGCGAGCCCGAGGTCACCACACGGACCGAGACCCGCCTCTACGGCCCCGCGCACGTCCGGGCCTGGGACCGGCTGCATCCCCGGCTGACCCACCGCATCGCCTGGGCAGACCACACCGGGAACCTTCCGATCCTGGAGGGAACCGTGATCCGCCTCGAAGTCGCCCGCCTGCCCTCCGGGGCGATCCCCAAACCCGTGTGGCTCTGGCACTCGCGGACCGGACTCACCACCGGCGAGGTCGACCGACTCTGGCAGGCATTCCTGCGCCGGTTCGACATCGAGCACACCTTCCGCATGCTCAAACAGACCCTCGGCTGGACCACCCCGAAACTCCGGTCCCCGCAGGCGGCCGACCGATGGACCTGGCTACTGCTGGCCGCCTACACCCAACTACGCCTCGCACGCGGTCTCACGGCCGACCTGCGCCGCCCATGGGAGAAACCCGTCGCGGCACAAACACTGTCCCCAGCCAGAGTCCGGCGCGGGTTTCGGAACCTGCGCCCACATCTGGCCCGCCCTGCCGGTGTCCCGAAACCCTCACGACCCGGCCACGGCCGCCCCGCCGGAGTCCCCAACCACCAGCCCGCGGCCCGCCACGACGTGCACGTCATGACCAGCCCAAACAAACAGAAACCCGCCCACGGCAAGAAGGCAAAGTCCACCAACCCACGACCCCGCCGCACAGGTTAA
- a CDS encoding 2-keto-4-pentenoate hydratase has product MGARWDVESVAAELLRCEDERTARPPFSDEWPELDLETGYAIQDLNLRARLGRGERLIGVKLGLTSRAKQQRMGVHVPFVAWLTDAMILPAGDPVPGSRLIHPRVEPEIVFLMGERLEGPGVGCARAMSAVASVWAGAEVIDSRYRDFRFTAGDVAADNASSGAFVTGPVGVPPDRLDLSLEAVLVEVDGVVVDSATGAAVQGHPGEALALAANELARRGHAIEPGWIVLTGGMTDAVQAPPGVSVAMHFTNLGSIYLNGGES; this is encoded by the coding sequence ATGGGCGCGCGGTGGGACGTCGAGTCCGTGGCGGCGGAGTTGCTGCGGTGTGAGGACGAGCGGACCGCGCGCCCGCCGTTCTCCGACGAGTGGCCCGAACTCGACCTGGAGACCGGCTACGCGATCCAGGACCTGAACCTGCGCGCCCGTCTCGGTCGTGGCGAACGGCTGATCGGGGTCAAGCTGGGCCTGACCAGCCGGGCCAAGCAGCAGCGGATGGGCGTGCACGTCCCGTTCGTCGCCTGGCTGACCGACGCGATGATCCTGCCCGCCGGGGATCCGGTGCCGGGGTCACGCCTGATCCACCCGCGGGTCGAGCCGGAGATCGTCTTCTTGATGGGGGAACGGCTGGAGGGCCCCGGTGTGGGCTGCGCCCGGGCCATGTCGGCGGTCGCGTCGGTATGGGCGGGAGCCGAGGTCATCGACAGCCGCTACCGGGATTTCCGGTTCACCGCGGGTGATGTGGCGGCGGACAACGCGTCGTCCGGCGCGTTCGTGACCGGGCCGGTCGGGGTGCCGCCCGACCGGCTCGACCTCTCCCTGGAAGCGGTGCTCGTGGAGGTCGACGGCGTGGTCGTCGACTCCGCCACCGGCGCGGCCGTCCAGGGGCACCCCGGCGAGGCGCTCGCGCTGGCCGCGAACGAACTCGCGCGGCGCGGCCACGCGATCGAGCCGGGCTGGATCGTCCTCACCGGGGGGATGACCGACGCCGTCCAGGCGCCGCCCGGGGTGTCGGTGGCGATGCACTTCACCAACCTGGGCTCGATCTACCTCAACGGCGGGGAGTCCTGA
- the dmpG gene encoding 4-hydroxy-2-oxovalerate aldolase produces MGDMTIRPEDVPVVTGEVTESEILANTPAAGGETDLRITDSTLRDGSHAMSHQFTEAQVRGVVAALDSAGVQVIEVSHGDGLGGSSFNYGFSLVDEFDLIAAAVDEATRAKIAILMLPGLATMRDLKRARAVGASVARIATHCTEADVSIQHFGEARALGMETVGFLMLAHRASPEVLARQARIMVDAGAQCVYVVDSAGALVLSDAQARVQAVVDEIGPDGAQVGFHGHQNLSMGIANSVLAYQSGARQIDGALCALGAGAGNSPTEVLAATFERMGIRTGVDLGEVLSAAEEVVRPFIPRLPWMDRASITQGYAGVYSSFLLHAERAAERYGVPAHAILQKVGEYGYVGGQEDMIIDVALQLAQERDLAAVGAR; encoded by the coding sequence ATGGGTGACATGACCATCCGACCTGAGGACGTCCCCGTGGTGACCGGTGAGGTGACCGAAAGCGAGATCCTCGCGAACACCCCGGCAGCGGGGGGCGAGACGGACCTGCGGATCACCGACTCGACATTGCGCGACGGGTCGCACGCGATGAGCCACCAGTTCACCGAAGCGCAGGTGCGCGGGGTGGTCGCCGCACTGGACAGCGCGGGCGTCCAGGTGATCGAGGTCAGCCACGGCGACGGGCTGGGCGGGTCGAGCTTCAACTACGGCTTCAGCCTCGTCGACGAGTTCGACCTCATCGCCGCCGCGGTCGACGAAGCGACCCGCGCCAAGATCGCCATCCTGATGCTCCCGGGATTGGCGACGATGCGCGACCTCAAACGCGCGCGCGCCGTGGGGGCCTCGGTGGCCAGGATCGCCACCCACTGCACCGAAGCGGACGTGTCGATCCAGCACTTCGGCGAGGCCCGCGCGCTCGGGATGGAGACCGTCGGGTTCCTCATGCTCGCTCACCGCGCGAGCCCGGAAGTGTTGGCGCGGCAGGCAAGGATCATGGTCGACGCGGGCGCGCAGTGCGTCTACGTGGTCGACTCGGCGGGCGCGCTCGTGCTGTCCGATGCCCAGGCCCGCGTCCAGGCCGTGGTGGACGAGATAGGCCCGGACGGCGCGCAGGTGGGCTTCCACGGCCACCAGAACCTCAGCATGGGCATCGCGAACTCGGTGCTGGCCTACCAGTCTGGTGCCCGCCAGATCGACGGCGCGCTGTGCGCGCTCGGCGCGGGCGCCGGGAATTCGCCGACCGAGGTGCTGGCCGCGACCTTCGAGCGGATGGGGATCCGCACCGGTGTCGACCTCGGCGAGGTGCTCTCGGCCGCCGAGGAGGTCGTTCGCCCGTTCATCCCACGGCTGCCCTGGATGGACCGCGCGTCGATCACCCAGGGCTATGCGGGCGTCTACTCGTCGTTCCTGCTGCACGCCGAGCGGGCCGCCGAGCGGTACGGCGTGCCCGCGCACGCCATCCTGCAGAAAGTGGGGGAGTACGGCTACGTCGGCGGCCAAGAGGACATGATCATCGACGTCGCGCTCCAACTGGCGCAGGAGCGCGACCTCGCTGCGGTGGGAGCCCGGTGA
- a CDS encoding sensor histidine kinase, protein MDATAPALTPTSRVLTWCLHVLVACLLVLTAGRAALAGAPDTAAVFALAAVLGLVYAVGPLIPRVRTSGRAAAVWSAAVGGVWVALLVLSADAVWIAFPLYFLQLHLLSRRVGLAAVAATAVAAITGFAAHTGAFTPAIAIGPALGAAVAVAVVWGYQALYRESEQRRLLIDELTATRADLAKAQHTAGVLSERERLAREIHDTLAQGLSSIQLLLRAAERALPDKPEKAAGYVDQARQSAVDNLAEARRFVAALAPPALEETTLADALERLCATTSARHRLTTRFHLTGDPAPLPIAHEVALLRVAQSALANTVHHARAHTADVTLSYLDDHVAVDVVDDGTGFDPGRLPVPATDGGGFGLAAMRSRTHALGGTFTIETAPGRGTALAARLPLAPPDSDTEDSP, encoded by the coding sequence GTGGACGCGACCGCTCCTGCCCTCACCCCGACCAGCCGAGTGCTGACCTGGTGCCTGCACGTGCTGGTCGCCTGCCTGCTCGTGCTCACCGCGGGCCGGGCCGCGCTCGCCGGGGCGCCGGACACCGCGGCCGTCTTCGCGCTCGCCGCGGTACTGGGGCTGGTGTACGCGGTGGGTCCACTCATCCCGCGGGTGCGCACGTCGGGCCGCGCCGCGGCGGTGTGGTCGGCCGCTGTCGGCGGCGTGTGGGTGGCGCTGCTGGTCCTGTCCGCCGACGCGGTGTGGATCGCCTTCCCGCTGTACTTCCTCCAACTCCACCTGTTGTCCCGCCGCGTGGGGCTGGCGGCGGTGGCGGCCACGGCGGTGGCCGCGATCACCGGCTTCGCCGCGCACACCGGCGCCTTCACCCCGGCCATCGCGATCGGCCCCGCCCTCGGCGCCGCGGTGGCGGTCGCGGTGGTGTGGGGCTATCAAGCCCTCTACCGGGAAAGCGAACAGCGGCGCCTGCTCATCGACGAACTCACCGCCACCCGCGCCGACCTGGCGAAAGCTCAGCACACCGCCGGAGTGCTGAGCGAACGCGAACGCTTGGCCAGAGAAATCCATGACACGCTGGCCCAAGGACTGTCCAGCATCCAGTTGCTGCTGCGCGCCGCCGAACGCGCCCTGCCCGACAAGCCCGAGAAAGCCGCGGGTTACGTCGACCAGGCCCGCCAGTCGGCGGTGGACAACCTCGCCGAGGCCCGCCGCTTCGTCGCCGCCCTCGCGCCGCCCGCGCTGGAGGAGACCACCCTGGCCGACGCGCTGGAACGCCTGTGCGCCACCACCTCCGCCCGCCACCGGCTCACCACCCGCTTCCACCTCACCGGCGACCCGGCACCGCTGCCCATCGCCCACGAGGTCGCCTTGCTGCGCGTCGCCCAGTCAGCCCTGGCCAACACCGTCCACCACGCCAGGGCCCACACCGCCGACGTCACCCTCAGCTACCTCGACGACCACGTCGCCGTGGACGTCGTCGACGACGGCACCGGCTTCGACCCCGGCCGCCTCCCGGTCCCCGCCACCGATGGCGGCGGGTTCGGGTTGGCGGCCATGCGCTCGCGCACGCACGCCCTCGGCGGCACCTTCACCATCGAGACCGCCCCAGGCCGCGGCACCGCCCTAGCCGCACGGCTGCCCCTCGCCCCACCCGACAGCGACACCGAGGACAGCCCGTGA
- a CDS encoding tautomerase family protein: protein MPFIEVTLVEGRSPEQLRALISGLTRAAAEAVAAPLASIRVVVREVPATHWAAGDVTIAERATDQQGGTP, encoded by the coding sequence ATGCCGTTCATCGAGGTGACGCTCGTCGAAGGCCGCAGCCCGGAACAGTTGCGGGCCCTGATCAGCGGACTGACCCGGGCGGCGGCGGAGGCCGTCGCCGCGCCCCTGGCGAGCATCCGCGTCGTCGTGCGCGAGGTGCCCGCGACGCACTGGGCGGCAGGCGACGTGACCATCGCCGAGCGCGCCACCGACCAACAGGGAGGCACACCATGA
- a CDS encoding acetaldehyde dehydrogenase (acetylating), translating into MKSKATAAIVGSGNIGSDLMFKLMRRSEIIEPRFMVGVDPTSDGLRRAARLGLEASHDGVDWLLSRDDLPDVVFECTSAKAHQANAPRYAEAGILAVDLTPAAVGPYLCPPVNLSFNLDAMNVNMITCGGQATVPMVHAVSSVVPVPYAEIVASVSSRSAGPGTRANIDEFTDTTASAVEAVGGAERGKAIIILNPVEPPLMMRNSVFCAIPPEAGEPGDVQDKILESIHAMVRTVQEYVPGYHLRADPQFEPARESWRGQARVFIPIEVRGRGDYLPDYAGNLDIITAAAARVGDLMVAHRLGVETTWKPAELAEKAGV; encoded by the coding sequence ATGAAGAGCAAGGCCACGGCGGCCATTGTCGGGTCAGGGAACATCGGCTCAGACCTGATGTTCAAGCTGATGCGCCGCAGCGAGATCATCGAACCGCGGTTCATGGTCGGCGTCGACCCGACCTCCGACGGCCTGCGGCGCGCCGCGCGGCTGGGCCTGGAAGCCAGCCACGACGGCGTCGACTGGCTGCTCAGCCGCGACGACCTGCCCGACGTCGTCTTCGAGTGCACCTCGGCGAAAGCGCACCAGGCCAATGCGCCGCGCTATGCCGAGGCGGGGATCCTGGCCGTCGACCTGACTCCGGCGGCCGTGGGCCCCTACCTCTGCCCGCCGGTGAACCTGTCCTTCAACCTCGACGCGATGAACGTCAACATGATCACGTGCGGCGGCCAGGCCACCGTGCCGATGGTGCACGCGGTCTCGTCCGTCGTGCCCGTGCCTTACGCCGAGATCGTCGCCTCCGTGTCGAGCCGTTCCGCGGGGCCCGGCACGCGGGCGAACATCGATGAGTTCACCGACACCACGGCGTCGGCGGTGGAAGCGGTCGGCGGTGCCGAGCGCGGCAAGGCGATCATCATCCTGAACCCGGTGGAGCCGCCGCTGATGATGCGGAACTCGGTGTTCTGCGCCATCCCGCCCGAGGCGGGCGAACCGGGCGACGTCCAGGACAAGATCTTGGAGTCGATCCACGCGATGGTCCGCACCGTCCAGGAGTACGTCCCCGGCTACCACCTGCGGGCGGATCCCCAGTTCGAGCCCGCCCGGGAGTCTTGGCGCGGCCAGGCCCGGGTGTTCATCCCCATCGAGGTGCGCGGCCGCGGCGACTACCTGCCCGACTACGCGGGCAACCTCGACATCATCACCGCCGCCGCGGCCAGGGTCGGGGACCTGATGGTCGCCCACCGGCTCGGCGTCGAGACCACCTGGAAGCCCGCCGAACTCGCCGAGAAGGCAGGAGTGTGA
- a CDS encoding ABC transporter permease, protein MFVALRDLRFAKGRFTLIGVVIVLITLLVGLLSGLTAGLGQQNVSAITDLPADRIVFTAPADGQDLSYSDSTVTDAQWRHWAATPGVLLAEPLGITTTRATAGNRSAAVSVFGVRPGSAIAPDSDAIDDRSVVLSIPAAAGLGLTTGDTVNLAGQDLTVAAVRGDASFSHTPVVWASLATWQHAAPPAAGGITPAATVIALKTASDTDFDAADAAAGTRTVAKADSLSAIGSYSSENGSLQLMRGFLFAISALVIGAFFTVWTIQRSGDIAVLKALGASTATLLRDGLGQAIVLLVGGTVIGTALAAAIGTFIAGGTVPFLLEPTTILTPAATMVLLGALGAGLAVRRITTVDPLTALGSAR, encoded by the coding sequence GTGTTCGTCGCACTGAGAGACCTGAGGTTCGCCAAGGGCCGCTTCACCCTGATCGGCGTCGTCATCGTGCTCATAACCCTGTTGGTGGGCCTGTTGTCCGGGCTGACCGCGGGCCTCGGACAGCAGAACGTGTCCGCGATCACCGACCTGCCCGCCGACCGGATCGTTTTCACCGCGCCCGCCGATGGACAGGATCTGTCCTACTCGGACTCAACCGTCACCGACGCGCAGTGGCGGCACTGGGCCGCCACCCCCGGCGTGCTCCTGGCCGAACCCTTGGGCATCACGACCACCAGGGCCACCGCGGGCAACCGGAGCGCGGCGGTCTCGGTCTTCGGCGTGCGGCCCGGCTCCGCCATCGCCCCGGACAGCGACGCGATCGACGACCGGTCGGTGGTGCTGTCCATCCCCGCGGCAGCCGGACTCGGCCTCACGACCGGCGACACCGTCAACCTTGCCGGGCAGGACCTGACCGTCGCCGCCGTGCGGGGTGACGCCTCCTTCAGCCACACCCCGGTCGTGTGGGCCAGCCTCGCCACCTGGCAACACGCCGCGCCGCCCGCCGCGGGCGGCATCACCCCCGCGGCGACGGTCATCGCGCTGAAGACCGCCTCCGACACCGACTTCGACGCCGCCGACGCCGCGGCGGGCACCCGGACCGTCGCCAAGGCGGACTCGTTGTCCGCCATCGGCTCCTACAGTTCCGAGAACGGCTCCCTGCAACTCATGCGCGGCTTCCTGTTCGCCATCTCCGCACTGGTCATCGGGGCGTTCTTCACCGTCTGGACCATCCAGCGCAGCGGCGACATCGCCGTCCTCAAGGCCCTCGGCGCCTCCACCGCCACCCTGCTGCGCGACGGGCTGGGGCAAGCCATCGTCCTGCTGGTGGGCGGCACCGTGATCGGCACCGCCCTCGCCGCCGCCATCGGGACCTTCATCGCGGGTGGCACCGTGCCGTTCCTCCTCGAACCCACGACCATCCTCACCCCCGCCGCCACCATGGTCCTACTCGGCGCGCTCGGCGCGGGGCTGGCCGTTCGCCGCATCACCACTGTCGACCCACTGACCGCACTGGGGAGCGCACGATGA
- a CDS encoding aldehyde dehydrogenase, translating to MRQFFGHVIDGEEVPSVDGGTFEVWNPWTRQVWADAAEGTAEDAARAVTSARRAFDEGPWPRLGRAARAAAIHRLADVMERHADELATLDTTNMGKPYAQSMHDVARSVSNFRFFADHQRDHCGEVYPMDTGHHTYSEYGPAGVVAAVSPWNFPLMMATWKIAPAIAWGNTCVIKPSEDTPASVTLLGKLAIEADLPPGVINVLNGHGTPAGSSLVADDRVDRVTFTGSSTTGKHVMASAAAHLAPVSLELGGKGANIVFDDADLDNAVRWAVEAIFRNSGQICLAGSRLFVATPVYDEFMARFIEAAEGLTTGDPFDPATRFSSLASKRHFDKVSAYVNGVDLDGGKVLTGGIVEDGRWLVRPTVITDLPLTAPAYREEIFGPVCVVNRFDTEDEAVHLANDTRYGLNAMLFTENLSRAHRVASRLRAGTVWVNCFFIRDLRTPFGGVGDSGVGREGGTFSREFFTEPKAVVMQIDRGKQEVVSDRSRQR from the coding sequence ATGAGGCAGTTCTTCGGCCATGTCATCGACGGGGAGGAGGTCCCGTCCGTCGACGGCGGCACCTTCGAGGTGTGGAACCCCTGGACGCGGCAGGTGTGGGCGGACGCGGCCGAGGGGACAGCCGAGGACGCCGCCCGGGCGGTGACGAGTGCGCGGCGCGCGTTCGACGAGGGACCGTGGCCCCGGCTGGGCCGCGCCGCCCGGGCCGCGGCGATCCACCGGCTCGCCGACGTGATGGAGCGGCACGCCGACGAACTGGCCACACTGGACACGACGAACATGGGCAAGCCCTACGCGCAGTCCATGCACGACGTGGCCCGGTCGGTGTCGAACTTCCGGTTCTTCGCCGACCACCAGCGCGACCACTGCGGTGAGGTGTACCCGATGGACACCGGGCACCACACCTACAGTGAGTACGGCCCCGCTGGGGTGGTCGCGGCCGTCAGCCCGTGGAACTTTCCGCTGATGATGGCGACGTGGAAGATCGCCCCGGCGATCGCGTGGGGGAACACGTGCGTGATCAAACCGTCGGAGGACACCCCCGCTTCGGTCACGCTGCTGGGCAAACTCGCCATCGAAGCCGACCTGCCTCCCGGCGTCATTAATGTCCTCAATGGACACGGCACGCCCGCGGGCTCGTCGCTGGTGGCCGACGACCGGGTCGACCGCGTGACGTTCACCGGGTCCTCGACCACCGGCAAACACGTGATGGCCTCGGCAGCCGCCCACCTGGCGCCGGTCTCACTCGAACTTGGCGGCAAGGGCGCGAACATCGTGTTCGACGACGCCGACCTCGACAACGCCGTGCGGTGGGCGGTCGAGGCGATCTTCCGCAACTCGGGCCAGATCTGCCTGGCAGGCTCGCGCCTCTTCGTCGCCACACCGGTCTATGACGAGTTCATGGCCCGGTTCATCGAGGCCGCGGAAGGCCTGACCACCGGCGACCCGTTCGACCCCGCGACGCGATTCTCCAGCCTGGCCAGCAAGAGGCACTTCGACAAGGTCTCGGCGTATGTCAACGGCGTCGACCTCGACGGTGGCAAGGTCCTCACCGGTGGGATCGTCGAGGACGGCCGTTGGCTGGTGCGTCCCACCGTCATCACCGACCTGCCGCTGACCGCCCCGGCGTACCGCGAGGAGATCTTCGGCCCGGTCTGCGTCGTCAACCGCTTCGATACCGAGGATGAGGCCGTCCACCTGGCCAACGACACTCGCTACGGCCTCAACGCGATGCTGTTCACGGAGAACCTCTCCCGCGCGCACCGAGTGGCGTCCCGGCTCCGCGCGGGAACTGTCTGGGTGAACTGCTTCTTCATCCGCGACCTGCGCACCCCGTTCGGCGGGGTCGGCGACTCCGGCGTCGGCCGCGAAGGCGGCACGTTCAGCCGCGAGTTCTTCACCGAACCCAAGGCGGTGGTGATGCAGATCGACCGCGGCAAACAGGAGGTCGTGTCTGACAGATCGCGCCAGCGATAG